The Ictidomys tridecemlineatus isolate mIctTri1 chromosome 6, mIctTri1.hap1, whole genome shotgun sequence genome includes a region encoding these proteins:
- the Klhl42 gene encoding kelch-like protein 42 isoform X2, whose product MSAEEMVQIRLEDRCYPVTSLLQLLLSQVRLNNCLEMYRLAQVYGLPDLQEACLRFMVVHFHEVLCKPQFHLLVSPPQAPGDISLKQRLREARMTGTPVLVALGDFLGGPLAPHPYQGEPPSMLRYEEMTERWFPLANNLPPDLVNVRGYGSAILDNYLFIVGGYRITSQEISAAHSYNPSTNEWLQVASMNQKRSNFKLVAVNSKLYAIGGQAVSNVECYNPEQDAWNFVAPLPNPLAEFSACECKGKIYVIGGYTTRDRNMNILQYCPSSDIWTLFETCDVHIRKQQMVSVEETIYIVGGCLHELGPNRRSSQSEDMLTVQSYNTVTRQWLYLKENTSKSGLNLTCALHNDGIYIMSRDVTLSTSLEHRVFLKYNIFSDSWEAFRRFPAFGHNLLVSSLYLPNKAET is encoded by the exons ATGTCGGCGGAGGAGATGGTGCAGATCCGCCTGGAGGACCGCTGCTACCCG GTCACGTCCCTACTGCAGCTGCTGCTGTCCCAAGTGCGGCTCAACAACTGCCTGGAAATGTACCGCCTGGCGCAGGTGTACGGGCTTCCAGATCTGCAGGAGGCCTGCCTGCGCTTCATGGTCGTCCACTTCCACGAGGTGTTGTGCAAGCCCCAGTTCCACCTCCTGGTGTCTCCTCCCCAAGCTCCGGGGGACATCAGCCTGAagcagaggctgagggaggcccGGATGACTGGGACTCCTGTCCTTGTGGCCCTGGGGGACTTCCTGGGAGGACCCCTGGCCCCTCATCCCTACCAGGGAGAGCCCCCGTCCATGCTCAGGTATGAGGAGATGACTGAGCGTTGGTTCCCGCTGGCCAATAACCTGCCTCCCGACCTGGTGAATGTCAGGGGTTATGGGTCAGCCATCCTGGACAACTACCTCTTCATAGTGGGCGGGTACAGAATCACTAGCCAGGAGATCTCCGCTGCACATTcctacaaccccagcaccaacGAGTGGCTCCAGGTGGCCTCCATGAACCAGAAGAG GTCTAACTTCAAACTCGTGGCTGTTAATTCAAAACTCTATGCCATTGGCGGGCAGGCCGTTTCTAATGTTGAGTGTTACAATCCTGAGCAGGATGCATGGAATTTTGTGGCACCCTTACCAAATCCTCTGGCCGAGTTCTCTGCGTGTGAGTGTAAGGGGAAAATTTATGTCATTGGAGGATATACTACCAGAG ACCGAAACATGAACATTTTGCAGTACTGCCCCTCTTCAGACATCTGGACACTCTTTGAAACATGTGACGTCCACATTCGAAAGCAGCAGATGGTGTCTGTGGAGGAAACCATCTACATTGTCGGGGGATGTCTCCACGAACTGGGGCCCAACCGGAGGAGCAGCCAGAGCGAGGACATGCTCACTGTGCAGTCCTACAACACTGTCACCCGGCAGTGGCTCTACCTCAAGGAGAACACATCCAAATCCGGGCTTAACTTGACTTGCGCGCTCCACAATGACGGCATCTACATCATGAGCAGGGATGTGACCCTGTCCACCAGCTTGGAGCACCGAGTTTTCCTCAAGTACAATATCTTTTCAGATAGCTGGGAAGCATTTCGGCGATTCCCAGCCTTTGGACATAACTTGCTGGTTTCTTCTCTTTATCTGCCCAATAAAGCAGAAACATGA
- the Klhl42 gene encoding kelch-like protein 42 isoform X1, with protein sequence MSAEEMVQIRLEDRCYPVSKRKLIEQSDYFRALYRSGMREALSQEAGGPEVQQLRGLSAPGLRLVLDFINAGGAREGWLLGPRGEKGGGLEEEEDMDEVSLLSELVEAASFLQVTSLLQLLLSQVRLNNCLEMYRLAQVYGLPDLQEACLRFMVVHFHEVLCKPQFHLLVSPPQAPGDISLKQRLREARMTGTPVLVALGDFLGGPLAPHPYQGEPPSMLRYEEMTERWFPLANNLPPDLVNVRGYGSAILDNYLFIVGGYRITSQEISAAHSYNPSTNEWLQVASMNQKRSNFKLVAVNSKLYAIGGQAVSNVECYNPEQDAWNFVAPLPNPLAEFSACECKGKIYVIGGYTTRDRNMNILQYCPSSDIWTLFETCDVHIRKQQMVSVEETIYIVGGCLHELGPNRRSSQSEDMLTVQSYNTVTRQWLYLKENTSKSGLNLTCALHNDGIYIMSRDVTLSTSLEHRVFLKYNIFSDSWEAFRRFPAFGHNLLVSSLYLPNKAET encoded by the exons ATGTCGGCGGAGGAGATGGTGCAGATCCGCCTGGAGGACCGCTGCTACCCGGTGAGCAAGAGGAAGCTCATCGAGCAGAGCGATTACTTCCGCGCCCTCTACCGCTCCGGCATGCGGGAGGCCCTGAGCCAGGAAGCTGGCGGCCCGGAGGTGCAGCAGCTGCGCGGCCTCAGCGCGCCGGGCCTGCGGCTGGTGCTGGACTTCATCAATGCCGGCGGGGCCCGCGAAGGCTGGCTCCTGGGCCCGCGGGGGGAGAAGGGCGGagggctggaggaggaagaggacatgGACGAGGTGAGCCTGCTGTCTGAGCTGGTGGAAGCAGCCTCCTTCCTGCAGGTCACGTCCCTACTGCAGCTGCTGCTGTCCCAAGTGCGGCTCAACAACTGCCTGGAAATGTACCGCCTGGCGCAGGTGTACGGGCTTCCAGATCTGCAGGAGGCCTGCCTGCGCTTCATGGTCGTCCACTTCCACGAGGTGTTGTGCAAGCCCCAGTTCCACCTCCTGGTGTCTCCTCCCCAAGCTCCGGGGGACATCAGCCTGAagcagaggctgagggaggcccGGATGACTGGGACTCCTGTCCTTGTGGCCCTGGGGGACTTCCTGGGAGGACCCCTGGCCCCTCATCCCTACCAGGGAGAGCCCCCGTCCATGCTCAGGTATGAGGAGATGACTGAGCGTTGGTTCCCGCTGGCCAATAACCTGCCTCCCGACCTGGTGAATGTCAGGGGTTATGGGTCAGCCATCCTGGACAACTACCTCTTCATAGTGGGCGGGTACAGAATCACTAGCCAGGAGATCTCCGCTGCACATTcctacaaccccagcaccaacGAGTGGCTCCAGGTGGCCTCCATGAACCAGAAGAG GTCTAACTTCAAACTCGTGGCTGTTAATTCAAAACTCTATGCCATTGGCGGGCAGGCCGTTTCTAATGTTGAGTGTTACAATCCTGAGCAGGATGCATGGAATTTTGTGGCACCCTTACCAAATCCTCTGGCCGAGTTCTCTGCGTGTGAGTGTAAGGGGAAAATTTATGTCATTGGAGGATATACTACCAGAG ACCGAAACATGAACATTTTGCAGTACTGCCCCTCTTCAGACATCTGGACACTCTTTGAAACATGTGACGTCCACATTCGAAAGCAGCAGATGGTGTCTGTGGAGGAAACCATCTACATTGTCGGGGGATGTCTCCACGAACTGGGGCCCAACCGGAGGAGCAGCCAGAGCGAGGACATGCTCACTGTGCAGTCCTACAACACTGTCACCCGGCAGTGGCTCTACCTCAAGGAGAACACATCCAAATCCGGGCTTAACTTGACTTGCGCGCTCCACAATGACGGCATCTACATCATGAGCAGGGATGTGACCCTGTCCACCAGCTTGGAGCACCGAGTTTTCCTCAAGTACAATATCTTTTCAGATAGCTGGGAAGCATTTCGGCGATTCCCAGCCTTTGGACATAACTTGCTGGTTTCTTCTCTTTATCTGCCCAATAAAGCAGAAACATGA
- the Klhl42 gene encoding kelch-like protein 42 isoform X3 produces MNILQYCPSSDIWTLFETCDVHIRKQQMVSVEETIYIVGGCLHELGPNRRSSQSEDMLTVQSYNTVTRQWLYLKENTSKSGLNLTCALHNDGIYIMSRDVTLSTSLEHRVFLKYNIFSDSWEAFRRFPAFGHNLLVSSLYLPNKAET; encoded by the coding sequence ATGAACATTTTGCAGTACTGCCCCTCTTCAGACATCTGGACACTCTTTGAAACATGTGACGTCCACATTCGAAAGCAGCAGATGGTGTCTGTGGAGGAAACCATCTACATTGTCGGGGGATGTCTCCACGAACTGGGGCCCAACCGGAGGAGCAGCCAGAGCGAGGACATGCTCACTGTGCAGTCCTACAACACTGTCACCCGGCAGTGGCTCTACCTCAAGGAGAACACATCCAAATCCGGGCTTAACTTGACTTGCGCGCTCCACAATGACGGCATCTACATCATGAGCAGGGATGTGACCCTGTCCACCAGCTTGGAGCACCGAGTTTTCCTCAAGTACAATATCTTTTCAGATAGCTGGGAAGCATTTCGGCGATTCCCAGCCTTTGGACATAACTTGCTGGTTTCTTCTCTTTATCTGCCCAATAAAGCAGAAACATGA